In Chitinibacter sp. FCG-7, the genomic stretch GGGAATGCCAACCTGATGAAGGCACCGAATGGCCAGCGCGGCAATCAGGCATGTTTCGGGCGCAGGTTTGGCAATCACTGTATTGCCGGTGAGCAGGGCGGCGACAATCGGTGCGATCCACATCGCCAGCGGCGAGTGTCGATCACCAATCACAATCACAATGCCCAGCGGCGCTGGTGCTGTTTCGGGCCAGGCTGATCGGGCTTGCTGGGCATGGTAACGGCATAGATCAATGGCCTGACGCAACTCGTTTCTTGCTTGCAACAAGGTGTAGCCACATTCGCTGATCAGCAGGTAGATCAGCGCGGCCTGGCGCTGCTGTAACTGGTTTGAAACGGCGTTGATCAGTCTGGCGCGTTCCTTGATGCTGCGTGCATGCCAGCTGCCCAGCTGAGCCTGCGCGCTGGTAAACGCTGGCTCGATGGCGGCAAATGGTGCATCGTAGCAATGCCCGATCACTTGCCGGGTATCGGCGGGTTTGTAGCAGATACGTGGTGTAGTATTGCTATCGGGCTCTTTTTCCATAATGGGTCTGGCGATATACCCCTCACTATGGTTTGAATTTAATAATGAATACCAGGCCAGACCCTGGGGCCAGAATAAAGGATCGTCTAGCGCCGGGGTTTCCCGTGGGGAGAAAACCTTGTTGGGGGCTGGAAAATGGTGTTCCCCCTTGACAAGCATCTCGCCAGCCTCGGCGCTCCCCGGTAACTGTTGAACGGTGTCCGGATTGGCATGGTGCTGCAAATAGCGCCTAACCAGATACGGCAATAATTCATGATGCGCGCCCACCGGGGCATACAGCCGACACGGCCGATCAATGCCCAGCTCTTTGGCGAGTTGGTACAGCGTTTCACCCAGACCAAATAGCGCCTGAAATTCAAAATCATGCGCCCCAGCCAGTTGATGAAGGTAAGACAACGTAAAGGGATTGTGCGTGGCAAATTGCGGGTGGATGCGCCCACCGCTTTGCAGCAGCGCCTGGGCGCAGGCCAGATAACATTGCTCGGTGTGCTCGGCTTGTGTCCAAACCGGATAGTGGCCGAGCGCAGCCTGCTGTGCCTGCCGGATTTCGCGCTCCCAGAATGCGCCTTTGACCAGCCGAACCTGAATCTGGCGTTGAGTCTGCTTGGTGTACTGGTTTAGCCATTTAACCGTATGCAGGGCGTTTTTCTGGCAAGCCTGTACTGTGATTCCCAGGCCATCCCAGTGCGCCAGATGATCTGCCTGCAGCAGGCGTGAAAATAACTGCAGCGTCAGTAGCTGGCGGCTGCTTTCTTCGGCTTCGATCATCAGGCCGATATCATAGTGCTTGGCCAGCAGAGCCAGCTGGAGCAGCCGCGGATACAGCACTTCCTGCACTTGCTGGTAATGCAGCAGATTAAACTGCTCATACAGCGTCGATAGCTTGACCGAGACGTCAGGGCTAAGCCGTGTACCACCCTGATGGGCGCGGCCAATCAGATGGATGGCAATTTCGTATTGCTCAAAGCAATAAGCCGCATCTTCCCGGCCAATGGCCGACTCGCCCGAGAGGGCGAACGCGTATAGAAAATCCGGATCTTGCTGCTTCAGGGCACTTTCAATGTCCTGGGCGATAATCAGCTGGCTTGCCAGCATATGCATGGCCTTTTTCATGCCTTCGCGGATCACCGGCGCCGCCAGTGGCTGCGGCAGATGTTCGGCCACATCCAGCCCTAATGTCGCCAGATTGATTGCCCACGATGGGCTGGCTCCGCGATAGGTGTGCCACTGCGCCGAGTGCAATTGCGTTTCAATCAAACGGTCTAGCTGTGGCTGATCGCTGATGCGCAAAACACCTTCAGCAAGATTGATCAGGGCTTGTCCGGCAGGGCTGGACAGCGGGTATTGCATCAGCAGATTATCCACGCTGCCTTGCCCTTGCCGGGCAAAGTGCAGCTTTTGCTTAAGCAAATGAGCCAGTGCATCGGCCCGCAAGCTCTGCTCGGCCACTAGATGGACTGCGCCCCTGATTTGTCTGGCCAGGCTGAGCTCGTCAGCCAGCTGCGCCTGTGCCAGCGGCGCAAACATGGCGGGTAAGGCTGGAAAGGCGGGAAAGCCTGGCTGGGCCCGAATCATGGGCGACTCCAAAAAAGCATCAGTACAAAAGGCAAGGTGTGGTTCTGTCCGAAATGATCGGGTTTGCTGTACTAGACCTTAAAGCGGCGGATGGTGTTGTCCAGACTCTGGGCAATCTGGCTTAAGCGCTCGGAGAGCCGGTTGGTGCTGGCGGCGGCGCTGTGATTTTCTTCGCTGGCCTGGGCGATCTGCTCGACATGGCGGGCAATCTCATGGCTGGCCGTGCTTTGCTCCTTGATCGCGCTGCTGATGCTGGTGATATGCTCGACCGAACGCCGTGATACCGCTTCAATTTGCGCTAGCGCCTCGGCAACGCTTTGTGTGCTACGCACGCCGTTTTCAACCAGATGCGTGGCGGCCCGCATGCCTTCAGCGGCGGTGCTGGTGTCTCTTTGCACCGAATCAATCTTGCTGGTGATTTCTATCGTCGCCTGCGTGGTTCGTTCGGCCAGCTTGCGCACTTCATCGGCGACCACCGCAAAACCGCGCCCCAGATCGCCCGCTCGGGCCGCTTCAATCGCGGCATTCAGGGCCAGCAAATTGGTCTGGTCGGCAATATCCTTGATCACCATGGCGATGCTGCCAATTTCATCCGAGCGCTGATTAAGCTGCACGATTACTTGTGAAGAATGGTTGATTGAATTGGCAATCTGGTTGATTTCAGTCGCGGCTTTTTGCGCCGTTAGTGCACCTTCGGTCGCGGTTTGTGCTGCCTCGTGGGTTTCATGCTCCATATTGTGCGCATTATCGGCAATCATGTTCACGCTCACTGTCAGCTGCTCAATCGCTGCTGCCGTTGATGCCGACGCTTCGGCTTGCAGATGAGACGACTGGGTAATTTGCGACGAGGCACTGGTGAGTTCGTGCGCGGCGCTGATCAGCTCGCTGGAGTTGCGGTTGGCCTGCGAAATTACCTCGCACATGCCGGTAAACAGCCGATTGAGTGCGCTGGTGGTTTGGCCGATTTCGTCCTGATTATGCGCTTTCAGGCGCAAACCGATATGGCCGGAGCGGTCGATTTCGCCAATATCGCGCTGCATTTCATTCAGCGGCGTGGTGACCGATTTTATAATGACAATGCTGGCTGCAAGGCCAGCCAGGATCGCCAGCGCCATCAGGATCAGGCTTAAACGCAATTTTTCGGTCTTGATGGCATCCACTTTGCCCTCAATCGCGTTGACGTTGGTAATCGCCTGTTTGGCTTGCGTGCTCAGGCTGTCGCTAAGCGTGCGCACGGGCTCCTTGTATTTACCAAAGGCTTTGTTAGCTTCGCCAGTATTGGCGAATTGCCCGGCCGAGAGCTGGGTAAAAGTTTCGCCAAAGCCCTGCGCATATTGATTCAGACTTTCTTTTAACGTTTGTAATTGTGCTGTCTGAGCGGGGTTGGCCAGCTTTTCTGCGGCGGCAATCGCAGCTTGGGTTTCATTTAGACTATCATCCCATTTCTTTTTGTATTCGGCGATTTTCTCGCCTTCGCTCAGATTGATGAAGGCGTCTTTTTCGTAGCGCCGCAGATCGCCAACGTGTTTTTGCGCATCAATGATATTGATGCCAAATTGCAATTCGGTTCGCAGCAGCTCGCTCACGACGCCGTGCTGCTTGCTCATGCCGAGCAAGCCGACAATCCCGATCACAATCAGTAGTGCGATCATGATCACGAAACCGACGGTAATTTTTGCTGCAATGGAGAGTTGGTTTAGCATCTGCATGACCTCAAGTTTGAAATCGCTGGTTCAGCCTCAGTTTAGCTTTGATAAGCGGATTAGCAAGTGGGCAAAGGTCTGGAGCGCAAGCGTAAAAAATGTAATAATTTCTTAATAATTCATGGCATTAGAGAAGGTTGGTGTATGTCGGAAGTGATTGAATTAAGCCCGTATGAACTCTTAGGTGGGCCAGCCGTTTTGCGTCAGCTGGTGGATCGTTTTTATGACATCATGGCGACAGATCCACGGGCGGCGGGCATTCACGCCATGCATGCACCAGACAGCGCGCTGATTCGTGATAAGTTTTTTGATTTTTTGTCCGGCTGGCTGGGCGGGCCGCAATTATTTATTGAAAAATATGGTCATCCGCGTTTGCGGGCACGGCATATGCCGTTTGCCATTGGCGAGGCTGAGCGCGATCAGTGGCTGCTTTGCATGTATCAGGCAATGAGCGAAATTGCGATGAGCGATGCGCTGCGCGAGCACTTGGAAGAAGCGTTTTTCAAAACGGCTGATTTTATGCGGAACAAAGAATAGGGTATATCGCTGTAGCTCTATCTAGATTTAGTTTAGCGAGTAATGCTGAGGTAGGGTATATGAAAAAGGCCGCATAAAAGCGGCCTTTTTCATGCTCAGACGTGCTTAAAAAATACCGCCCGCAAAATCATTCTGCCGCCAGGCTTCGTACACCGTGATGGCGACGGCATTGGATAGATTCAGGCTGCGATTGTCCGGGTGCATCGGCAGGCGAATCCGGTCTTGCGGGGCGAATTCGGCCAGAATCTCGGCGGGCAATCCGCGCGTTTCCGGGCCAAACACCAGCACATCACCGGGTTTGAATTGCACCAGATCGTAGCGCTGCGAGCCTTTGGTCGTTCCGGCAAAAAATCGCCTTCCAGCCAGCGCGACGCGGCAATCAGCCCAGTTCTCATGCACCTGCATTTGCGCGTATTCATGGTAATCCAGCCCGGCGCGGCGCATTTTGGTGTCGTCAAGCGGAAAGCCCAGTGGTTTTACCAGATGCAATGTACAGCCGGTATTGGCGGCCAGACGGATAATATTGCCGGTATTGGGCGGGATTTCAGGCTGGTATAAAACGATCTCGAACATAAGCTCTTATTGCTCTTATTGGTAGATGGCAGCAAGTTGGAAAGCGCGGCAGCGGCGGCTAAAGCCTGCAAAAAGCACTCGCCGCGCCAGGTGCCGCAATCATACCAAAGCCGTGGCGAGGTTGCCGCAGGAACTGACTTGCAGGCCGTGAGCGGCCTGCGCCGCGACAAATGAGCTGATCAGGCGCAAAACTCGTGGCTTTTGCCTGACATTAGCGGCGTGTGGCTGTTAGAATCGTTGCAACTTTTGTTTGCGAATCCATCATGAATCAAACTGCCACGCTCCTGATCAGCTGCCCAGACCGCAAAGGCCTGTCTGCAGCAATTGCCAATTTTCTGTATACCTACAACGCCAATATCGTTCACTCCGACCAGCATCAGGACAATACCGATAATCTATTTCTGATGCGGATCGAGTGGGATTTATCCGATTTCACGCTGGATATGAATGCTTTTTCGGCGGCTTTTCAGCCGATTGCAGATCGATTCGAGATGACCTGGAAAGTGGCGCTGTCTAATCGCCCGCAGAAAATGGCCATTTTCGTGTCGAAATACGATCATTGCTTGGTTGATTTGCTGCACCGACATAAAAGTGGCGAGCTCAATTGCGAGATTCCGCTGATTATTTCCAATCACGAAGATTGCCGCGCGCTGGCCGAATTTTACGGCATCGAGTACCACGTGATTTCTGTTACCAAAGACAATAAAGCGCAAGCCGAGGCCGAGCAAAAAGCGCTGCTGGCTGAGAAAGAAATCGATCTGATCGTGCTGGCGCGCTATATGCAGGTACTCAGTCACGAATTTACCGCCGCTTACCCGCAGCGGGTGATCAATATTCACCACAGCTTCCTGCCAGCGTTTGACGGTGCCAAGCCATATCACCGCGCTTTTGCGCGTGGCGTGAAGCTGATCGGCGCCACCAGCCATTATGTGACCGAAATTCTCGATGACGGCCCGATTATCGAGCAGGACGTGAACCGGATTTCTCACCGTGATGATGTTGAAGCGCTGATCCAGAAAGGCCGTGATCTGGAGCGCGTCGTGCTCTCGCGCGCGGTGCGCTGGCATCTGGAACACCGCGTACTGGTGTATTCAAACAAAACAGTGATTTTTGACTAAGCGATTTTCGATTAAATCATCTTCGACTAGCCCAGCCGTGGCGGGCTAGACACAATGCGCGGTGATCCCGCGCATTGTTTTTTGCAAGACGAATTACAGGCAGACCAGCGCGGTGCCAAGCAGGATAATCATCGCGCCAGCAATGGTATTGCCGCCGATATGTTCACCCAGAAACACCGCACCCCAGAGCACGCCAAATACCGGAATCAGAAAAGTGACGGTCAGCGTTGAGGCCGCGCCGATCTCGCGCACCAGGCGGAAATACAGCAAATAGGCAAAGCCGGTGCACAGGACGGCCAGCGCAATAATCGCCAGCCAGACCGATGGCGTGGGTGTGGTTAGCGGCTGGCTGCTCAAAAACAGCGGTGCCAGCAGCAGGCTGGCGCCCCACATACTGCCGTGCGCGACCTGAAACGGCGCAATGTGCTGGGCTTTGAGCTTGGTATAGGCACTGGCGATCCCATAGCACAAGGTGGCACCCAGGCAGGCTAGAATACCCAGAATCGCTCCGGACTGAGTGCTGATCCGGTCAAACCCCACCAGCACCGCCACCCCCAGCATGCCAAGTAATAAGCCCAGACACACTTTGCGCGCCGGCATTTTGCGCATGAGCAAAGCCATGATGACCGCGCCCCAGATCGGTGCCGTGGCGTTCAGAATCGACATCATTGACGCATTGAGGGTACGGGCCGCGAAGCCGTAAGCCAGAAAAGGCAGTGCGGTATTAAACAAGCCGAGAAACAGATATTCCCGCCAGTTCTGCCAGTCAAACCGGTGCTTGAGCGCCGCAGCAACCAGCCCCAGAAACACCGCTGCCAGCCCGATGCGGGCGCTGATCAGCCAGATCGGCCCCAGGCTGGGGACGGCAATGCGCATAAACAGAAAGGAAGCGCCCCAGATCGCGGCAAGCAAAATCAGGCGGGTGGCGTTGGCAAAAGTCATGGTAGGCATCGCATCAGCAAGGTGGCTTTATTGTGCGATGCCTCGATAGTGATAGCTAGGGATAATTGCTGCCGGATTTCCCGTATTGCCAATAGGCGATAAAGCCGTAGTAGCCGAATATCGTAATTGCCCACGTTGCCAATGTGCAGGATTTATTGCCGCCAGTTCAGCTGCTCGTGCAGTTTGACCACATCGCCAATAATCAGCAGCGCTGGCGGTTTGATGTGGCTGTCACGGACGGTTTGCGCCAGCGTGCTGAGCTCGGCAATCACGACTCTTTGCTGCGCCGTGGTCGCGCGCTCAATCACGGCGACTGGGGTATTGCCTGCTCGACCATGTTTGATGAGCTGTTCAGCAATATACCCTGCCTGTGCCACGCCCATGTAAACGACGACGGTTTCATTGGGGTTGACCAGACGTGGCCAATCGAGCTCGAGTTTGTCGGCGTCGCTGTCGGTGGCGCGGCGATGGCCGGTGACAAAGGTGACCGATTGCGCGTAATCGCGGTGCGTGAGCGGAATACCGGCGTAGCAGGACGCGCCGGCCGCCGAGGTAATGCCGGGAACCACTTCAAACGGAATTTGCGCAGCGGCCAGCTCGGCAATTTCTTCGCCGCCCCGGCCAAAAATAAACGGATCGCCCCCTTTAAGCCGCAATACTTTTTTGCCTTCCTGCGCCAGCCGCACCAGCAGCAGATTGATTTCTTCTTGCGGCAGCGCGTGGTTATTCGATTTCTTGCCGACATAAATGCGTTCGGCATCGCGGCGCACCAGCTCCATGATTTCGGCGCTGACCAGATTGTCATACAGCACGACATCGGCTTGCTGCATCAGGCGCAGCGCGCGGAAAGTGAGCAGGTCAGGGTTGCCCGGGCCGCTGCCTACCAGGTATACCGCACCCTGTATTGGCACCGAGCCCTTGTTGATTGCGTCTTCCAGAGCAATACGTGCTGTTTCAATCTGGCCGGAAAAGACCTGATCCGGGATGGGGCCAGCCAGAACGTTCTCCCAGAATTCGCGGCGGCTGGCCGGATCGGGTATTTTTTCCTTGGCCAGCGTGCGCAGCTGACTGCCCATTTTGGCCAGCTCGCCCCAGCCGTGCGGAATCAGCGCT encodes the following:
- a CDS encoding tRNA (cytidine(34)-2'-O)-methyltransferase, coding for MFEIVLYQPEIPPNTGNIIRLAANTGCTLHLVKPLGFPLDDTKMRRAGLDYHEYAQMQVHENWADCRVALAGRRFFAGTTKGSQRYDLVQFKPGDVLVFGPETRGLPAEILAEFAPQDRIRLPMHPDNRSLNLSNAVAITVYEAWRQNDFAGGIF
- a CDS encoding group II truncated hemoglobin, with amino-acid sequence MSEVIELSPYELLGGPAVLRQLVDRFYDIMATDPRAAGIHAMHAPDSALIRDKFFDFLSGWLGGPQLFIEKYGHPRLRARHMPFAIGEAERDQWLLCMYQAMSEIAMSDALREHLEEAFFKTADFMRNKE
- a CDS encoding methyl-accepting chemotaxis protein, whose product is MLNQLSIAAKITVGFVIMIALLIVIGIVGLLGMSKQHGVVSELLRTELQFGINIIDAQKHVGDLRRYEKDAFINLSEGEKIAEYKKKWDDSLNETQAAIAAAEKLANPAQTAQLQTLKESLNQYAQGFGETFTQLSAGQFANTGEANKAFGKYKEPVRTLSDSLSTQAKQAITNVNAIEGKVDAIKTEKLRLSLILMALAILAGLAASIVIIKSVTTPLNEMQRDIGEIDRSGHIGLRLKAHNQDEIGQTTSALNRLFTGMCEVISQANRNSSELISAAHELTSASSQITQSSHLQAEASASTAAAIEQLTVSVNMIADNAHNMEHETHEAAQTATEGALTAQKAATEINQIANSINHSSQVIVQLNQRSDEIGSIAMVIKDIADQTNLLALNAAIEAARAGDLGRGFAVVADEVRKLAERTTQATIEITSKIDSVQRDTSTAAEGMRAATHLVENGVRSTQSVAEALAQIEAVSRRSVEHITSISSAIKEQSTASHEIARHVEQIAQASEENHSAAASTNRLSERLSQIAQSLDNTIRRFKV
- a CDS encoding DMT family transporter gives rise to the protein MTFANATRLILLAAIWGASFLFMRIAVPSLGPIWLISARIGLAAVFLGLVAAALKHRFDWQNWREYLFLGLFNTALPFLAYGFAARTLNASMMSILNATAPIWGAVIMALLMRKMPARKVCLGLLLGMLGVAVLVGFDRISTQSGAILGILACLGATLCYGIASAYTKLKAQHIAPFQVAHGSMWGASLLLAPLFLSSQPLTTPTPSVWLAIIALAVLCTGFAYLLYFRLVREIGAASTLTVTFLIPVFGVLWGAVFLGEHIGGNTIAGAMIILLGTALVCL
- the cysG gene encoding siroheme synthase CysG, which translates into the protein MRKVANPSDNSHLTVQVKPMDYFPLFINLKQQPCMIVGGGEIAVRKLRLLASAGADITVVAPELCNEMREMVKHGKVHWRPAEFSLSHIAGQRLVIAATDHASVNQAVFAACEAAGILVNSVDDPAHSRFITPAIVDRSPLTIALSTGGGVPVLARHLRSQLEALIPHGWGELAKMGSQLRTLAKEKIPDPASRREFWENVLAGPIPDQVFSGQIETARIALEDAINKGSVPIQGAVYLVGSGPGNPDLLTFRALRLMQQADVVLYDNLVSAEIMELVRRDAERIYVGKKSNNHALPQEEINLLLVRLAQEGKKVLRLKGGDPFIFGRGGEEIAELAAAQIPFEVVPGITSAAGASCYAGIPLTHRDYAQSVTFVTGHRRATDSDADKLELDWPRLVNPNETVVVYMGVAQAGYIAEQLIKHGRAGNTPVAVIERATTAQQRVVIAELSTLAQTVRDSHIKPPALLIIGDVVKLHEQLNWRQ
- the putA gene encoding bifunctional proline dehydrogenase/L-glutamate gamma-semialdehyde dehydrogenase PutA, producing MIRAQPGFPAFPALPAMFAPLAQAQLADELSLARQIRGAVHLVAEQSLRADALAHLLKQKLHFARQGQGSVDNLLMQYPLSSPAGQALINLAEGVLRISDQPQLDRLIETQLHSAQWHTYRGASPSWAINLATLGLDVAEHLPQPLAAPVIREGMKKAMHMLASQLIIAQDIESALKQQDPDFLYAFALSGESAIGREDAAYCFEQYEIAIHLIGRAHQGGTRLSPDVSVKLSTLYEQFNLLHYQQVQEVLYPRLLQLALLAKHYDIGLMIEAEESSRQLLTLQLFSRLLQADHLAHWDGLGITVQACQKNALHTVKWLNQYTKQTQRQIQVRLVKGAFWEREIRQAQQAALGHYPVWTQAEHTEQCYLACAQALLQSGGRIHPQFATHNPFTLSYLHQLAGAHDFEFQALFGLGETLYQLAKELGIDRPCRLYAPVGAHHELLPYLVRRYLQHHANPDTVQQLPGSAEAGEMLVKGEHHFPAPNKVFSPRETPALDDPLFWPQGLAWYSLLNSNHSEGYIARPIMEKEPDSNTTPRICYKPADTRQVIGHCYDAPFAAIEPAFTSAQAQLGSWHARSIKERARLINAVSNQLQQRQAALIYLLISECGYTLLQARNELRQAIDLCRYHAQQARSAWPETAPAPLGIVIVIGDRHSPLAMWIAPIVAALLTGNTVIAKPAPETCLIAALAIRCLHQVGIPEAALQMLPGGAALGAALTLDQRCQGVCFQGTQANAHKVRQALAEFGAGRVLLARPRSLNVMIADSSATLPLLIKDVLDSAWLNAGQHPEALRLLCVQQDIAEQVILQLKQAMDSFVVGDPAHAASDLGPMLNAAALAALEQEISQRRAQGCKVFQPQLNTATADGQFMAPTLIEIDDPATLKETIPGPVLYVWAYHAEQQHELSRLINALPACATLGIHSRISQHIEQLIAQTKIGNYRLNCNLADVIVGSHPLGKLASPWTVWQLTRHASPCQPHYRELASKVEDLRKIAQLWPDIDQGLDLEILFEDAARRSPLQHVLALPGIQGEYNELRYRPLGRIACLGPSEWDLVQQIGMVLLTGNQAVLSSHHQRNSTLRTFDLEHIIWSDDPLQESISAAMCHPNIADACEKRLAQHSLAPLILPYEDGRWPLQQLVQEYSISSTDAVATVQMNPVI
- the purU gene encoding formyltetrahydrofolate deformylase, which encodes MNQTATLLISCPDRKGLSAAIANFLYTYNANIVHSDQHQDNTDNLFLMRIEWDLSDFTLDMNAFSAAFQPIADRFEMTWKVALSNRPQKMAIFVSKYDHCLVDLLHRHKSGELNCEIPLIISNHEDCRALAEFYGIEYHVISVTKDNKAQAEAEQKALLAEKEIDLIVLARYMQVLSHEFTAAYPQRVINIHHSFLPAFDGAKPYHRAFARGVKLIGATSHYVTEILDDGPIIEQDVNRISHRDDVEALIQKGRDLERVVLSRAVRWHLEHRVLVYSNKTVIFD